The Nitrospirota bacterium genome window below encodes:
- a CDS encoding AbrB/MazE/SpoVT family DNA-binding domain-containing protein has protein sequence MIKKLVSHGNSAALIIDKPILELLKVTLDTPLELATDGRNLIISPVETSKREKSFRSALDKVNRLHGSTLKKLAAPNLS, from the coding sequence ATGATAAAGAAACTCGTTTCGCATGGGAACAGCGCAGCGCTGATTATCGACAAGCCGATTCTGGAACTTCTGAAGGTCACTCTGGATACTCCTCTTGAACTTGCTACTGACGGCAGGAATCTGATTATCTCTCCTGTGGAAACTTCAAAAAGGGAAAAGTCATTCAGGTCTGCACTCGACAAGGTAAACAGGCTTCACGGAAGCACACTGAAAAAGCTTGCCGCCCCAAATCTTTCATGA
- a CDS encoding M20/M25/M40 family metallo-hydrolase, translating to MKHLAQVICLPFFLLLTASFLYAVEQAVQIRMFAPSEDLVHHEMKVTLSPQEKRFAAENNVTVPESLLPEFTFALHAGLNPFVHTAGVHMTKINDETHSGYTESFRVRLPNGMNSFVLSYGGTIDHPIEQFGKEQARGYSQTRGMISGEGVYLAGSSFWYPVIGEFFVSFDLRTELPPEWDAVSQGGRTAHNKDPIKTVVRWESPEPQEEIYLIAARFHEYSKSDGRLEAMVFLRTPEKGLAEKYLDATVRYIRMYEKLIGPYLYPKFALVENFWETGFGMPSFTLLGTKVVRFPFIINSSYPHEILHNWWGNSVFPDYRKGNWSEGLTAYLSDHLFKEQQGEGAEYRQTTLQKYADYVSGGRDFPLTGFRSRHSSSSEAIGYGKSLMFFHMLRMELGDKVFIEGIRDFYAKNRFGFAAFDGLERSFAQVSGRDLRNAFDQWVTGTGAPELTAGDMKVKRENDAYLLTGTITQRQPGRVYQLKVPVAVTLQGQDKAYQTVLRMDAKRLDIRIKLPSLPLRIDIDPEFDLFRRLGRDEIPPAITQALGAAKMLAILPSRADAALLQAYRELAYGLRNTGPDEVETKLDTEIIALPDDRAVAIIGYENLFIDKVREALLGYEMDITPEHVRIGQAEFPIKNHSLVLTARNPHRKDMALMFIASDVHGALPGLIRKLPHYHKYSYLGFSGTEPANIAKGRWPVQDSPMTVFIPGEDGRIEKAGMAELRRREALVGHESASSSERMMQTVRFLAGDVLRGRGTGTRELDRAAEYIAEKFREAGLEPAGDNGSYFQEWEDIDDRSHPVKMKNIIGILPGRKQEWSDQSVVIGAHYDHLGVTSGDSGITDGTRIYHGADDNASGVAVLIELAQILGESLTPERNIIFAAFTGEEQGKKGSRHYVASQKRYPAEKCIGMLNLDTVGRLGKNKLLVIGSDSAGEWAHIFRGAGRVAGVEVQTVSEDLDSSDQKSFQDAGVPAVQFFTGPHADYHKPADTAEKIDPEGLTKVASVAQEVLEYLSRRDQPVTSNVQKSEDPVTAIKKERKVSLGIMPDFAFSGQGSRVSGVGQDSPAERAGLREGDIIVGINTMKVNRLKDLSDILKSLHAGDKISIIFLREGQEMTTEAELTERQKN from the coding sequence ATGAAACACTTGGCGCAGGTGATTTGTCTCCCGTTTTTTCTCCTGTTGACCGCGTCGTTTCTGTACGCGGTGGAACAGGCTGTGCAAATCCGCATGTTTGCTCCGTCAGAAGACCTGGTGCATCATGAAATGAAAGTCACTCTCTCTCCGCAAGAGAAACGTTTTGCTGCAGAAAATAATGTAACCGTGCCTGAGAGCCTCCTCCCTGAATTTACCTTCGCGCTTCATGCAGGGCTTAATCCGTTTGTGCATACCGCAGGGGTGCACATGACAAAAATAAACGACGAAACACATTCAGGGTACACTGAATCCTTCCGCGTGCGTCTGCCCAATGGCATGAATTCCTTTGTCCTCAGTTACGGCGGAACCATTGACCATCCCATAGAACAATTTGGAAAAGAACAGGCACGGGGGTACAGCCAGACCAGAGGGATGATTTCCGGTGAAGGGGTATATCTCGCCGGCAGTTCATTCTGGTACCCGGTGATAGGGGAATTTTTCGTGTCGTTCGATTTACGGACAGAACTTCCCCCTGAATGGGATGCGGTAAGCCAGGGAGGCAGGACGGCACATAATAAAGACCCCATAAAAACCGTTGTCCGCTGGGAATCGCCCGAGCCGCAGGAAGAGATTTATCTTATCGCTGCGAGGTTTCATGAATATTCGAAATCAGACGGCAGACTCGAGGCAATGGTTTTCCTGAGAACCCCCGAGAAAGGGCTTGCGGAAAAATATCTTGATGCGACGGTCAGGTATATCCGCATGTATGAAAAACTCATCGGCCCCTATCTTTACCCGAAATTTGCGCTTGTCGAAAACTTCTGGGAGACAGGGTTCGGAATGCCTTCATTTACGCTGCTCGGGACGAAAGTCGTCCGGTTCCCCTTTATCATCAATTCGTCATATCCACATGAAATCCTCCATAACTGGTGGGGGAACAGCGTTTTCCCTGATTACCGCAAGGGGAACTGGTCGGAAGGACTGACCGCCTATCTGTCGGACCACCTCTTTAAGGAGCAGCAGGGAGAGGGGGCTGAATACCGTCAGACTACGCTCCAGAAATATGCCGATTACGTGTCAGGAGGCAGGGATTTCCCGCTTACCGGGTTCCGCTCCCGCCACAGTTCATCTTCTGAGGCGATAGGGTACGGCAAGTCACTCATGTTTTTCCATATGCTCAGAATGGAGTTGGGCGACAAAGTATTTATTGAAGGCATAAGGGATTTCTACGCAAAAAACAGGTTTGGATTCGCCGCGTTTGACGGGCTGGAGAGGAGTTTTGCGCAGGTCTCCGGCAGGGATCTGCGCAATGCATTCGACCAGTGGGTAACCGGTACAGGGGCACCGGAACTGACAGCGGGCGATATGAAGGTGAAACGGGAGAATGATGCGTATCTGCTCACCGGCACGATAACACAGAGACAGCCGGGCAGGGTGTATCAGTTGAAGGTTCCTGTTGCGGTTACCCTGCAAGGGCAGGATAAGGCATATCAGACTGTTCTGCGCATGGACGCCAAACGGCTCGATATCCGCATTAAGCTTCCGTCACTTCCTCTCAGGATTGACATCGATCCTGAATTCGACCTGTTCAGGAGACTGGGCCGAGATGAAATTCCTCCGGCAATCACCCAGGCCCTTGGGGCCGCAAAAATGCTGGCGATTCTCCCTTCACGCGCTGATGCCGCACTTCTGCAGGCATACAGAGAGCTGGCCTACGGCCTGCGCAATACGGGACCGGATGAGGTAGAGACAAAACTCGACACGGAGATTATCGCGTTGCCCGACGACAGGGCCGTTGCGATCATCGGATATGAAAACCTTTTCATAGATAAGGTGAGGGAGGCGCTGTTGGGGTATGAGATGGATATTACTCCTGAACATGTGCGCATCGGGCAGGCAGAGTTCCCGATCAAAAACCATTCGCTGGTATTGACTGCAAGAAATCCTCACCGCAAAGACATGGCGCTCATGTTTATTGCTTCGGATGTTCACGGGGCGCTCCCCGGACTGATCCGCAAGCTGCCGCATTACCACAAATACAGCTATCTCGGCTTCTCAGGTACCGAACCCGCAAACATCGCAAAAGGAAGATGGCCTGTGCAGGATTCTCCCATGACGGTATTCATCCCCGGAGAGGACGGAAGGATCGAAAAGGCCGGGATGGCGGAATTGAGAAGGAGGGAGGCTCTTGTAGGCCATGAATCTGCATCCTCTTCTGAAAGGATGATGCAGACGGTCAGATTTCTCGCAGGCGATGTGCTCAGAGGACGCGGAACAGGGACAAGGGAACTCGACCGCGCAGCTGAATATATCGCGGAAAAGTTCAGGGAGGCGGGACTCGAACCGGCAGGCGACAATGGGAGCTATTTCCAGGAATGGGAAGATATTGACGACCGGTCGCACCCTGTAAAGATGAAAAATATAATCGGAATACTCCCGGGCAGAAAACAGGAATGGTCAGATCAAAGCGTCGTTATTGGTGCGCATTATGATCACCTTGGGGTAACCTCAGGCGATTCCGGCATAACCGACGGCACAAGGATATATCACGGGGCTGATGACAATGCAAGCGGGGTTGCGGTGCTGATTGAACTTGCGCAGATACTGGGAGAAAGCCTGACACCGGAAAGAAACATAATCTTTGCGGCGTTTACCGGCGAAGAGCAGGGGAAGAAAGGCTCACGCCACTATGTTGCCAGCCAGAAGAGATACCCGGCTGAAAAATGCATCGGGATGCTGAACCTTGATACAGTGGGCAGACTGGGGAAAAACAAGCTCCTGGTAATCGGGTCGGATTCTGCCGGTGAATGGGCGCATATCTTCAGGGGAGCCGGGCGTGTTGCCGGTGTTGAGGTCCAGACTGTTTCAGAAGATCTCGACTCGAGTGACCAGAAAAGTTTTCAGGATGCAGGGGTTCCTGCGGTACAGTTCTTTACCGGCCCTCATGCTGATTACCACAAGCCTGCGGATACTGCCGAGAAGATTGATCCTGAGGGGCTGACGAAAGTTGCGTCTGTTGCTCAGGAGGTCCTCGAGTATCTTTCCCGCCGCGACCAGCCGGTGACAAGCAACGTGCAGAAATCTGAAGACCCGGTAACAGCAATCAAAAAAGAAAGAAAAGTGAGCCTTGGGATTATGCCGGATTTTGCATTCAGCGGACAGGGAAGCAGGGTCTCCGGAGTTGGTCAGGACTCGCCTGCAGAAAGAGCGGGGCTCAGAGAGGGTGATATTATTGTTGGCATCAACACGATGAAGGTCAACAGACTGAAGGATCTTTCAGATATTCTGAAATCGCTGCATGCCGGGGATAAGATCTCAATAATCTTCCTGCGGGAAGGGCAGGAGATGACAACTGAGGCAGAACTGACCGAAAGGCAGAAAAACTGA
- a CDS encoding P-loop NTPase fold protein gives MDSGWGTGKTTFIQMWKQHLQNSGYPCLYFNAWESDFSPDPLIAFMGEINAGIDHFKLTPERASTAKEYFEKTKKIGSYIARKLIPVTLKIGTAGVLDLEEFTEKSLSEFTEKVAQEKIDQYETDKLSIQEFRTTLEMFVREISVNESAEQKPLVFFIDELDRCRPPYAVELLERIKHLFNITGIVFVLTLDKDQLGHSIRALYGPGMNVDGYLRRFIDLEYLLPVASTHDFCTFLYQRFQFGEYFRKRATRDASYESEQLLNTFIALSQGFNLSLRIQEQCFSQFCLVLKTTPANNHLFPLFLATLIALKAANPDLYKRYINRKVSSQEVVDYIRAACAGIGFMDDNYGKALEAYIMAGHCKSTEDVSIVIEEYRKIAQTVTKEEERSRERANSIISIIDKYIRNDYNYMLDYLMKKIEISERFVK, from the coding sequence ATAGATTCAGGATGGGGTACAGGCAAAACGACGTTTATTCAAATGTGGAAGCAGCATCTCCAGAATTCGGGATACCCCTGTCTTTACTTTAATGCATGGGAGAGCGATTTCTCTCCTGATCCGTTGATTGCCTTTATGGGCGAGATCAACGCCGGAATTGATCATTTCAAGCTCACTCCTGAGCGCGCTTCAACAGCTAAAGAATACTTTGAAAAAACAAAGAAGATTGGAAGTTATATTGCAAGAAAGCTAATACCTGTAACGCTAAAGATCGGTACGGCAGGGGTACTTGATCTGGAGGAATTCACAGAAAAAAGCCTTTCTGAATTCACTGAAAAGGTTGCTCAAGAGAAAATCGATCAATATGAAACTGATAAATTATCGATACAGGAATTCCGAACAACTCTTGAGATGTTCGTAAGGGAAATTTCTGTCAATGAGTCTGCCGAACAGAAACCATTGGTTTTCTTTATCGATGAACTCGATCGCTGCCGTCCACCATATGCAGTTGAACTGCTGGAAAGAATAAAACATCTTTTCAATATTACAGGCATTGTCTTTGTTTTAACGCTTGACAAGGATCAACTTGGCCACTCTATTAGAGCTTTATATGGTCCAGGCATGAACGTTGATGGTTATCTTAGAAGGTTCATTGATTTGGAATACCTTCTTCCCGTGGCTTCTACGCATGACTTCTGCACTTTTCTCTATCAGAGATTCCAATTCGGGGAGTATTTTCGTAAAAGAGCAACAAGAGACGCATCATATGAAAGCGAGCAATTATTAAATACTTTTATTGCTCTGTCACAAGGCTTCAACCTAAGCCTTAGGATACAAGAGCAATGCTTTTCTCAGTTCTGTTTGGTTCTGAAAACAACACCGGCAAACAATCATTTATTTCCGCTATTCCTGGCAACACTTATTGCATTGAAAGCGGCAAATCCTGATTTGTATAAAAGATATATAAATCGTAAAGTTTCATCACAAGAAGTGGTTGATTATATCAGAGCTGCGTGTGCAGGTATTGGTTTTATGGATGATAATTATGGGAAAGCACTTGAGGCATATATAATGGCTGGGCACTGTAAAAGCACGGAAGATGTCTCAATAGTTATAGAAGAATACCGAAAGATAGCACAAACTGTAACAAAGGAAGAGGAAAGGTCAAGGGAAAGGGCTAATTCCATTATCTCTATCATAGATAAATATATTAGAAATGACTACAACTACATGCTCGACTACCTTATGAAGAAGATTGAAATTTCGGAGCGTTTTGTGAAGTGA
- a CDS encoding type II toxin-antitoxin system MqsR family toxin has protein sequence MEKRKPHCDLKKLKKLFSSEATRVITATAQKGAADLGYMDEDAIVEVINKLCAQHFDKSMTSYHNSQIWQDVYKFKDEEKNIYIKLQLSVNKTQTVLIQMKRDEGGD, from the coding sequence ATGGAAAAGCGAAAGCCCCACTGCGACCTCAAGAAACTTAAGAAGCTCTTTAGCAGCGAAGCAACGCGAGTTATAACGGCAACAGCCCAGAAAGGCGCTGCAGACCTGGGATATATGGATGAAGACGCTATTGTAGAAGTAATCAATAAACTGTGCGCACAACATTTTGATAAATCGATGACATCGTACCATAACAGCCAGATATGGCAAGATGTTTACAAGTTCAAGGACGAAGAAAAGAACATCTACATTAAGCTGCAATTGTCCGTCAATAAGACACAGACGGTATTGATTCAAATGAAAAGAGATGAAGGAGGAGATTAA
- a CDS encoding type II toxin-antitoxin system MqsA family antitoxin, translating to MKAKKCPVCGIGTLRKEVGTETFEYKDMTTTVPNYITFKCGECGEAIVDKATLKESGRILKDFQRQVDGMLTGEEIKRIRTKLNLTQEEMAEIVGGGLKGIARYESRQVCQSKGMDNLLRILDAYPFTLNVIQKNQVKKLALHMQKKVITFEDFKALKRYKTKTKEYSIKVEGVAYGT from the coding sequence ATGAAAGCCAAGAAATGCCCTGTTTGTGGCATCGGCACATTAAGGAAAGAAGTAGGAACCGAAACCTTTGAATATAAAGACATGACCACGACCGTTCCCAATTATATCACCTTTAAGTGTGGTGAGTGCGGCGAGGCTATAGTGGATAAGGCAACCCTGAAGGAGTCCGGTCGTATCCTGAAAGACTTTCAGCGCCAGGTTGACGGTATGTTGACCGGCGAGGAGATAAAGAGAATCCGGACCAAGCTTAACCTAACACAGGAAGAAATGGCTGAGATCGTTGGCGGCGGCCTCAAAGGGATTGCCCGTTATGAATCCAGGCAGGTCTGCCAGAGCAAGGGAATGGATAACCTTCTGAGAATCCTTGATGCTTACCCGTTTACATTGAATGTGATCCAGAAGAACCAAGTAAAAAAGCTAGCTCTGCATATGCAGAAAAAGGTGATTACCTTCGAAGATTTTAAGGCCTTGAAAAGATATAAGACCAAGACTAAGGAGTATTCAATCAAAGTGGAGGGAGTAGCATATGGAACTTAA
- a CDS encoding protein-export chaperone SecB, with protein MELKFKISEIKQLESHFALNPDFKSEKDKPIEIGYGINVSFDKRDKMVNVIVSVVSDKKTQPFTFNIATAGLFSFNKLPQKQELEKVAHINCASIVFPYIRESLADLTRRAGFPPFHIDPVNFINIYEQHKKAQTEDAIKKEKAAKA; from the coding sequence ATGGAACTTAAGTTCAAGATTTCCGAAATCAAACAGCTCGAAAGCCATTTTGCGCTCAATCCTGATTTCAAGTCGGAAAAGGACAAGCCTATTGAGATTGGCTACGGCATAAATGTCTCCTTCGATAAGAGGGACAAGATGGTCAATGTCATCGTCTCTGTTGTCTCGGACAAAAAGACTCAGCCGTTTACGTTCAATATCGCCACTGCCGGGTTGTTTAGTTTCAATAAGCTGCCTCAGAAGCAGGAGCTTGAGAAAGTGGCGCACATCAATTGCGCCTCGATAGTCTTCCCTTACATCAGGGAGTCGCTTGCCGACCTGACCCGGCGGGCCGGTTTTCCGCCTTTCCATATCGACCCTGTGAACTTTATCAATATCTATGAACAACATAAGAAGGCTCAGACAGAGGATGCTATCAAGAAGGAGAAGGCCGCTAAGGCATAA